A section of the Deinococcus taeanensis genome encodes:
- a CDS encoding ABC transporter permease — MRRYFRLARIFLGATLAAQLEYRANFVGAVLASLGEVGVALLGISILFGQPGVTQVGGWSFRAALLVTGFFMLTEGVISVFIQPNMSRIAEAVRTGSMDFTLLKPIDAQFNVSTRNLNLLRAPDLLIGLGLIAYAASALTVTLPGVLAALMLYASAVVIVYCIWLGLSTTAFWFVKTQNVTELFNGVFGAARFPVTAFPVPVRAMLTFVIPVAFITTVPAQALTGTLSVPVALTSPLVAAALFVATRLFWRRAVASYTSASS; from the coding sequence GTGAGGCGGTACTTCCGGCTGGCACGCATCTTTCTGGGCGCCACGCTGGCCGCGCAGCTGGAGTACCGCGCGAATTTCGTGGGTGCGGTGCTTGCCAGCCTCGGGGAGGTCGGGGTGGCGCTGCTGGGCATCAGCATCCTGTTCGGGCAGCCCGGCGTGACGCAGGTGGGCGGCTGGTCCTTCCGGGCGGCGCTGCTCGTCACCGGGTTTTTCATGCTGACCGAAGGGGTGATCAGTGTGTTCATCCAGCCGAACATGAGCCGGATCGCAGAGGCGGTGCGGACAGGCAGCATGGACTTCACGCTCCTCAAACCCATTGACGCGCAGTTCAACGTCAGCACCCGCAACTTGAACCTGCTGCGCGCGCCGGACCTCCTGATCGGGCTGGGCCTGATCGCGTACGCGGCCTCCGCCCTGACGGTCACGCTGCCGGGGGTGCTGGCGGCGCTTATGCTGTACGCCTCGGCGGTCGTGATCGTGTACTGCATCTGGCTGGGCCTGTCCACAACAGCGTTCTGGTTCGTCAAGACTCAGAACGTCACGGAACTGTTCAACGGGGTGTTCGGCGCGGCGCGTTTTCCAGTCACGGCGTTCCCCGTGCCCGTGCGGGCCATGCTGACCTTCGTGATTCCGGTGGCGTTCATCACGACCGTGCCCGCACAGGCCCTCACCGGGACGCTCTCGGTCCCGGTGGCGCTCACGTCGCCGCTCGTGGCGGCCGCGCTGTTCGTGGCGACCCGGCTGTTCTGGCGCCGGGCCGTGGCCAGTTACACCAGCGCGAGCAGCTGA